The Gemmata palustris genome includes a region encoding these proteins:
- a CDS encoding DUF3341 domain-containing protein encodes MAAAYGPPSHPPTEVQPHTEPVPAFIPTPGGTGKPWGAVAEFANGTDLLAAAKKALAAGYKHLDAWTPFYVHGMKEAIGRTRSRLPLFTLAGGLTGLTAAAALQFYLMTYYYPTIVGGKEYRAWEAFVPVFFEMTILFSGFFTLFSLIGLCGLPKFFHPLDSHPTFNRGTQAGFFLTIEALDASFSPDATRAFLESLGGKHVAVVEA; translated from the coding sequence ATGGCCGCAGCCTACGGCCCGCCGTCGCACCCGCCGACCGAAGTGCAACCGCACACCGAGCCGGTCCCGGCGTTCATCCCGACCCCGGGCGGGACGGGCAAGCCGTGGGGCGCGGTCGCCGAGTTCGCCAACGGTACGGACCTGCTCGCCGCCGCGAAGAAGGCGCTCGCGGCCGGCTACAAGCACCTGGATGCGTGGACGCCGTTCTATGTCCACGGGATGAAGGAAGCGATCGGGCGCACGCGGAGCCGGCTGCCGCTGTTCACGCTCGCCGGAGGGCTGACCGGGCTGACCGCGGCCGCGGCGCTGCAGTTCTACCTCATGACGTACTACTACCCGACCATCGTGGGCGGGAAGGAGTACCGGGCGTGGGAAGCGTTCGTGCCGGTGTTCTTCGAGATGACGATTTTGTTCTCAGGGTTCTTTACGCTGTTCAGCCTGATCGGGCTGTGCGGGCTGCCGAAGTTCTTTCACCCGCTCGATAGTCACCCGACGTTCAACCGCGGGACGCAGGCGGGGTTCTTCCTGACAATCGAAGCCCTGGACGCGAGTTTCAGCCCGGACGCGACCCGCGCGTTCCTGGAGTCGCTCGGCGGCAAACACGTGGCGGTGGTCGAAGCATAA
- a CDS encoding aldo/keto reductase, translated as MKHRKFGDANVSEVGLGCWQIGGDQWGDVAESDALEVLRASVEAGVTFLDTADVYGAGRSEELIGHFLKNYPRERFFIASKFGRFPRPGWPSNFEPKTIREHTENSLKRLGIERLDLTQLHCLPMEQLQRAEVWDTVRALKREGKIARFGASVESVAEAEECIKHEDCASLQIIFNIFRQTPETSGLLARCKARGVAIIVRLPLASGLLAGKYTPATTFGPNDHRTINRNGEKFNVGETFAGLGFEKGLETVEKLKPLVPAGYTLPQLALRWCLDHDAVTTIIPGARNRSQARANAAASDLPPLPADAHAQLREFFVSAVKPLVRGPD; from the coding sequence ATGAAGCACCGCAAGTTCGGTGACGCGAACGTTTCGGAAGTCGGGCTGGGCTGCTGGCAGATCGGCGGCGATCAGTGGGGCGATGTTGCCGAATCGGACGCACTTGAGGTATTGCGGGCCTCCGTCGAAGCCGGTGTCACGTTCCTCGACACCGCGGACGTGTACGGCGCTGGGCGTAGCGAAGAACTGATCGGCCACTTCCTCAAAAATTACCCGCGCGAGCGGTTCTTCATCGCGTCGAAGTTCGGGCGGTTCCCGCGCCCAGGTTGGCCCAGCAACTTCGAGCCGAAAACCATTCGCGAACACACTGAGAATTCGCTGAAGCGCCTCGGGATCGAGCGCCTCGACCTCACGCAACTCCATTGCCTGCCGATGGAGCAGCTCCAGCGCGCCGAGGTGTGGGACACGGTTCGCGCGCTGAAGCGAGAGGGCAAGATCGCCCGGTTCGGGGCGAGCGTCGAATCGGTGGCCGAAGCGGAAGAGTGCATCAAACACGAGGACTGCGCGTCGCTGCAAATCATCTTCAACATCTTCCGCCAAACGCCCGAAACGAGTGGCCTCCTCGCCCGCTGCAAGGCGCGCGGGGTCGCGATCATTGTTCGGCTCCCGCTCGCGTCCGGGTTGCTCGCGGGGAAGTATACGCCCGCAACCACGTTCGGCCCCAACGACCACCGCACCATCAACCGCAACGGCGAGAAGTTCAACGTCGGCGAAACGTTCGCGGGCCTGGGCTTCGAGAAGGGGCTGGAGACGGTCGAGAAGTTGAAGCCGCTCGTGCCGGCCGGGTACACGCTCCCGCAACTCGCGCTGCGCTGGTGCCTCGATCACGACGCGGTCACGACCATCATCCCCGGCGCGCGCAACCGATCGCAAGCCCGGGCGAACGCTGCCGCGAGCGATCTCCCGCCACTCCCGGCGGACGCACATGCGCAACTGCGTGAGTTCTTCGTTTCGGCGGTAAAACCGTTGGTTCGCGGCCCGGATTGA
- a CDS encoding cytochrome c3 family protein produces MPSIFSRSLDGHVRQAVIGLGVLVALVGTGWYYYALPSYTRVGYTPEQPVPFSHELHAGKLGMDCAYCHQSVFESPHASVPSSQTCMNCHNPKKANVKGASPLLAPVRSSFDTGRPVEWKKVHKLPEYAYFNHAVHVNKGVSCVSCHGQVNEMKVVSHEKLLTMGWCLQCHNDPHEHLRDVKDVTNLKWKPEGGKTAGEIGALLQKDLRVAPPMNCQACHR; encoded by the coding sequence GTGCCGTCCATCTTCTCGCGGTCACTCGATGGTCACGTCCGTCAGGCCGTTATCGGCCTGGGGGTGCTGGTCGCGCTCGTCGGTACCGGCTGGTACTACTACGCGCTGCCGAGCTACACCCGCGTGGGCTACACGCCGGAACAACCGGTGCCGTTCTCGCACGAGTTGCACGCGGGCAAGCTCGGGATGGATTGCGCGTACTGTCACCAGTCCGTGTTCGAGTCGCCGCACGCGAGCGTGCCGAGCTCGCAAACGTGCATGAACTGCCACAACCCGAAGAAGGCCAACGTGAAGGGCGCCAGCCCGCTCCTGGCCCCCGTGCGGTCGAGCTTCGACACCGGGCGCCCGGTGGAGTGGAAGAAGGTTCACAAGCTCCCCGAGTACGCCTACTTCAACCACGCGGTCCACGTCAACAAGGGCGTGTCGTGCGTGTCGTGTCACGGCCAGGTGAACGAGATGAAGGTCGTGTCACACGAGAAGTTACTCACGATGGGCTGGTGCTTGCAGTGCCACAACGACCCGCACGAGCACCTGCGCGACGTGAAGGACGTGACGAACCTGAAATGGAAACCGGAGGGCGGGAAGACCGCCGGGGAGATCGGCGCGTTGCTCCAAAAGGACTTGCGCGTGGCGCCCCCGATGAACTGCCAGGCGTGCCACCGGTAG
- a CDS encoding tRNA (cytidine(34)-2'-O)-methyltransferase, producing MLHVALWEPEIPPNTGNIARLCAATGTRLHLIGRLGFRLDDRSLRRAGLDYWHAVDVVRHVTFEDFERALGEPTPRIWCVETPNDKPYTRADFVDGDCLLFGSESSGLPHSIRERFAERLIGIPMPTGAVRSLNLATSVGIVLYDALRRLHGW from the coding sequence GTGCTGCACGTCGCGCTGTGGGAACCGGAGATCCCGCCCAACACCGGGAACATCGCGAGATTGTGTGCCGCGACCGGCACGCGCCTGCACCTGATCGGGCGCCTCGGGTTCCGGCTCGACGACCGCTCGCTCCGGCGCGCGGGCCTCGATTACTGGCACGCGGTCGATGTGGTGCGACACGTCACGTTCGAGGACTTCGAGCGGGCGCTGGGCGAACCTACCCCGCGCATCTGGTGCGTGGAAACGCCCAATGACAAGCCCTACACGCGGGCCGATTTCGTCGACGGTGATTGTCTGTTGTTCGGGAGCGAGTCGAGCGGGCTGCCGCACTCGATACGCGAGCGCTTCGCCGAGCGACTCATCGGCATCCCGATGCCGACCGGGGCCGTGCGGAGCCTCAACCTCGCGACGTCCGTTGGAATCGTTCTTTACGACGCCCTGCGCCGGCTGCACGGGTGGTAG
- a CDS encoding TAT-variant-translocated molybdopterin oxidoreductase → MDRQSYYRSLEQLADSPEFRASASEEFPGYANVFESLGAAELRGDEPESVGLNRRRFMALSVATLGAAALAGCRRPDIQILPFSAVPDEQIGHVVPGKPTFYATSVPRTGGALPVLVESHDGRPTKIEGNPQHPSSLGSTDVHAQASVLDLYSPDRVMSDKYPGVMEGKAARKWEDFDRFARGETEKLVKDKGKGFYVLTEQVPSPALRVLRAAIKDKLPLASWHSYEAVDTSESLKGAETAFGSKLVARYRFDKAERVLALDSDFLGNEADGVFHSRGFAAKRKSEHMNRLYVVESTYTVTGTMADHRLRVPATQVGAYLLALADELKKTHAASFKKPDAVPDVLPASTGSFPGKWVKSVAKDFAEHAGKSLIVVGPRQAAWVHALAHALNDALGNYAAGMAEFRDAPAEQVDKTLKELVTDIAAGRVSTVLVIGGNPVFNAPADFRFGEELAKVAKKIRLGSFFDQTSERCDWHLPLAHFLEGWGDTEAGDGSLCCVQPLIAPLNSGKSGSDDAAPPARGGRTALEVLALLTQAPGADGKPVASFTAAQKAGYGYVRKAFSDRSGIALTAPNFDDEFNRYKQVGFFPVDADKAKALKFAKPDETNRKPKGVSANKARVAAALAPYQPAEAPTKDAVELTFHPSYALYDGSGAMNPWLQEMPDPITKLVWDNAAILSPATATAFGVAQNDIVEIRLGESTLAVPVFVLPGQADYSVALPFGQFGQMRIAHVPNGGGTDVLPLRRSTALHTAVGATLKKTGRKADLVTTQEHGVIPEGRDIVREVDAGKKKDDHQPGSDHGHEKPGGAHDHGPKLGIAPTGHITEEALKKEFQGGYGNKQQPPAPSGVKQERFPLDLARPELLDSQFQWGMVIDLSACSGCTACLIACQTENNIPVVGKDEVKRNRELHWIRIDRYFSSATTHGEAADAEPTIVSQPVACVHCEAAPCEQVCPVNATVHSPEGLNLQVYNRCIGTRYCSNACPYKVRRFNWFDFNKRRLDELRVATPFASGGMSFTESGVPETLKMQKNPDVTVRMRGVMEKCTYCVQRLERGKYGAKIAAAEVAQDRRTIETDGSFKTADGSLSAYKKPKNPLAAGYDLDAVGRVIVPDGVIVTACQAACPAQAITFGNMLDPKSKVAKLKAQESDYLLLGELNTKPRTSYLPRRWNRNPDMVSKSGE, encoded by the coding sequence ATGGACCGACAGAGCTACTACCGCAGTCTCGAACAACTGGCGGATTCGCCGGAATTTCGGGCGTCCGCGTCGGAAGAGTTCCCCGGCTACGCCAACGTGTTCGAGTCCCTCGGCGCGGCGGAACTGAGGGGCGATGAGCCCGAATCGGTCGGGCTGAATCGCCGCAGGTTCATGGCGCTGTCGGTCGCGACGCTGGGCGCTGCGGCCCTCGCCGGGTGCCGCCGGCCGGACATCCAGATCCTCCCGTTCTCCGCGGTGCCGGACGAACAGATCGGTCACGTCGTTCCCGGTAAGCCGACGTTCTACGCGACGAGCGTTCCGCGGACCGGCGGCGCTCTCCCCGTTCTCGTGGAGAGTCACGACGGGCGCCCCACCAAGATCGAGGGCAACCCGCAGCACCCGTCCAGCCTCGGCAGCACGGACGTCCACGCACAGGCGTCGGTCCTCGATCTCTACAGCCCCGACCGCGTGATGTCGGACAAGTACCCCGGCGTGATGGAGGGGAAGGCCGCGCGGAAGTGGGAAGACTTCGACCGGTTCGCGCGCGGCGAAACCGAGAAGCTCGTCAAGGATAAGGGCAAGGGGTTCTACGTCCTCACGGAGCAGGTGCCTTCGCCCGCGCTGCGTGTACTGCGTGCGGCGATCAAGGACAAGCTCCCGCTCGCGTCGTGGCACAGCTACGAGGCCGTTGATACGAGTGAATCGCTGAAGGGTGCGGAGACCGCGTTCGGCTCGAAGTTGGTGGCGCGGTACCGCTTCGACAAAGCGGAGCGCGTCCTGGCGCTCGATAGCGATTTCCTCGGCAACGAAGCGGACGGCGTGTTCCACTCCCGCGGGTTCGCTGCGAAGCGCAAATCCGAGCACATGAACCGCTTGTACGTCGTGGAGTCGACGTACACCGTGACCGGCACAATGGCCGATCACCGGCTGCGCGTGCCGGCCACACAAGTGGGCGCGTACCTGCTCGCGCTGGCAGACGAGCTGAAGAAGACGCACGCGGCGAGCTTCAAGAAGCCGGACGCGGTGCCGGATGTGCTTCCCGCATCGACAGGCTCGTTCCCCGGTAAGTGGGTGAAGAGCGTCGCGAAGGATTTTGCCGAGCACGCGGGCAAGAGCCTCATCGTCGTTGGCCCGCGGCAAGCCGCGTGGGTTCACGCACTCGCGCACGCCCTGAACGACGCGCTGGGCAACTACGCAGCGGGGATGGCCGAGTTCCGCGACGCGCCCGCGGAACAAGTCGACAAGACGCTGAAAGAACTCGTCACGGACATCGCGGCGGGCCGCGTGAGCACGGTGCTTGTCATCGGCGGCAACCCGGTGTTCAACGCACCGGCCGACTTCCGGTTCGGTGAGGAACTCGCCAAGGTCGCGAAGAAGATCCGGCTCGGCTCGTTCTTCGATCAAACGTCCGAGAGGTGCGACTGGCACCTGCCGCTCGCGCACTTCCTCGAAGGTTGGGGCGACACGGAAGCCGGCGACGGGTCGCTCTGCTGCGTGCAACCGCTGATCGCGCCGCTCAACAGCGGTAAGAGCGGCAGTGATGATGCGGCCCCGCCCGCGCGCGGCGGGCGCACCGCGCTGGAGGTGCTCGCGCTGCTCACGCAAGCGCCCGGTGCGGACGGCAAGCCGGTCGCATCGTTCACCGCGGCGCAGAAGGCCGGTTACGGCTACGTCCGCAAGGCGTTCAGCGACCGCAGCGGCATCGCGCTGACGGCCCCGAACTTCGACGACGAGTTCAACCGCTACAAGCAGGTCGGGTTCTTCCCGGTGGACGCGGACAAAGCCAAAGCGCTCAAGTTCGCGAAGCCGGACGAGACGAACCGCAAGCCGAAGGGCGTGAGCGCGAACAAGGCGCGCGTGGCGGCCGCTCTCGCACCTTACCAGCCGGCCGAAGCGCCTACCAAGGACGCGGTCGAACTCACGTTCCACCCGTCTTACGCGCTGTACGACGGCAGCGGGGCGATGAACCCGTGGCTCCAGGAGATGCCGGACCCGATCACGAAACTCGTGTGGGACAACGCCGCGATCCTGAGTCCCGCGACCGCGACCGCGTTTGGGGTCGCGCAGAACGACATCGTTGAAATCCGGCTCGGTGAATCCACCCTCGCGGTGCCGGTGTTCGTGCTGCCGGGGCAAGCGGACTACTCGGTCGCGCTCCCGTTCGGGCAGTTCGGCCAGATGCGGATCGCGCACGTTCCCAACGGCGGCGGAACGGACGTGCTCCCGCTGCGCCGGTCCACCGCACTGCACACCGCGGTCGGTGCCACGCTGAAGAAGACCGGCCGAAAAGCGGACCTCGTGACCACGCAGGAGCACGGCGTCATCCCCGAGGGGCGCGACATCGTTCGCGAGGTGGACGCGGGCAAGAAGAAGGACGATCACCAGCCCGGTTCGGACCACGGGCACGAGAAACCGGGCGGCGCCCACGACCACGGCCCGAAGCTCGGGATCGCACCGACCGGGCACATCACCGAAGAGGCCCTGAAGAAAGAGTTCCAGGGCGGCTACGGCAACAAGCAACAGCCCCCGGCCCCGTCGGGCGTGAAGCAGGAGCGGTTCCCGCTCGACCTCGCGCGCCCGGAACTGCTCGACAGCCAGTTCCAGTGGGGCATGGTGATCGACCTCAGCGCCTGCTCCGGGTGTACCGCGTGTCTGATCGCGTGCCAGACCGAGAACAACATCCCGGTCGTCGGTAAGGACGAGGTGAAGCGCAACCGCGAACTGCACTGGATCCGCATCGACCGCTACTTCTCGTCCGCGACGACCCACGGCGAGGCCGCCGACGCCGAGCCGACGATTGTGTCGCAGCCGGTCGCGTGCGTCCACTGCGAGGCCGCGCCGTGCGAACAGGTGTGCCCGGTGAACGCGACGGTCCACAGCCCCGAGGGGCTGAACCTGCAGGTTTACAACCGGTGCATCGGCACGCGGTACTGCTCGAACGCCTGCCCGTACAAGGTCCGCCGGTTCAACTGGTTCGACTTCAACAAGCGCCGGCTGGACGAACTGCGGGTCGCGACGCCGTTCGCGAGCGGGGGCATGAGTTTCACCGAGAGCGGCGTGCCCGAGACGCTCAAGATGCAGAAGAACCCCGACGTGACCGTGCGGATGCGCGGGGTGATGGAGAAATGTACGTACTGCGTCCAGCGCCTCGAGCGCGGGAAGTACGGGGCGAAGATCGCCGCCGCGGAAGTGGCCCAGGACCGGCGCACGATCGAAACGGACGGCAGCTTCAAGACCGCGGACGGCTCGCTCTCCGCGTACAAGAAGCCGAAGAACCCGCTCGCGGCCGGCTACGACCTCGACGCGGTCGGGCGCGTGATCGTTCCAGATGGCGTGATCGTGACCGCGTGCCAGGCGGCGTGCCCGGCGCAGGCCATCACCTTCGGCAACATGCTCGACCCGAAGAGTAAGGTGGCGAAGCTGAAGGCGCAGGAGAGCGACTACCTGTTGCTCGGCGAACTGAACACGAAACCGCGGACGAGCTACCTCCCGCGCCGGTGGAACCGGAATCCGGACATGGTATCGAAATCGGGAGAGTGA
- a CDS encoding DNA translocase FtsK, giving the protein MTEKNAPSVQSSWRVDALVITLFAVGTVLAVAVGSSRALGSGPNLFGSWGEVGAGWLLDPLGWAAIVLLAGWFAVAALLIVRRTTLRLITRVLGWGTVTISTAVGVDWFGMGLPAPTVAGRGGSVGAYLRFGLEDATEPGIALAVLALVTLVGLALVADRLVVAVARVSWVVLRAVWRGAVWVNDRVADAMEAVIGRVAKVLNVIGRSALSVAKGALAVVPARKAVSPAASTMHVAPITKIGPASVSTATPAPVRSPIPPESSPEDDAAPETKPEDIPIHVHAGSKLAPLLRAVPPLDEPLSTIEYELPSLSLLNDPEPFPVEDHEQKLREMAVLLEKTFQDFGLNVKVVGIHTGPVITQYEITLETGMRLNKVTTLADDLALNLRVASVRVVAPLPGRNTVGIEVPNEIRQTVQLKELVGALAHTPKVSKFKLPLFVGKDVEGRPLAFDLATMPHLLIAGSTGTGKSVCLNTIIVSLLLTRRPDECRMILIDPKKVELSDYAQIPHLMTPVVKEDKKADAILAWAVDKMEERYEWLHRARVRNIASYNELPFEEIARRVNPDSEDELRAIPRKMPYIVIVIDEVGDLMMKMKKEIEGNIILLAQKSRAAGIHLILATQKPTVDVVTGLIKSNMPARICFRVTNRSDSAVVLDEKGGERLLGKGDMLFLQTGVLTRAQGAFVEDQEIERVVGAIATDTPSYDNELLNLKTREQVEAANSGGEVGEKLRERDPVYEQAVEIVIREQRGSTSLLQRALGIGYGKASRLIDYMAEDGIVGGFNGSNARQVLILPDEWEARKRAVPAG; this is encoded by the coding sequence ATGACGGAAAAGAACGCACCTTCGGTTCAGTCGTCGTGGCGGGTCGATGCCCTCGTCATCACGCTCTTCGCCGTGGGAACCGTGCTGGCGGTCGCGGTCGGCTCGTCCCGCGCGCTCGGCTCCGGGCCGAACCTCTTCGGCTCGTGGGGCGAGGTCGGGGCCGGGTGGCTCCTCGATCCGCTCGGGTGGGCGGCGATCGTGCTGCTCGCGGGCTGGTTCGCGGTGGCCGCGCTCCTCATCGTCAGGCGCACTACGCTCAGGCTCATCACGCGCGTCCTCGGTTGGGGTACCGTCACGATTTCCACCGCGGTCGGCGTGGACTGGTTCGGCATGGGGTTGCCCGCACCGACGGTCGCCGGGCGTGGCGGATCGGTGGGCGCGTATCTTCGTTTCGGGCTCGAAGACGCGACCGAGCCGGGTATCGCGCTGGCGGTACTGGCACTGGTCACGCTCGTCGGCCTGGCGCTCGTGGCCGACCGGCTCGTGGTTGCTGTCGCGCGCGTGAGCTGGGTCGTACTGCGGGCGGTGTGGAGAGGCGCGGTGTGGGTCAATGATCGCGTTGCGGACGCAATGGAAGCCGTTATTGGCCGCGTCGCAAAGGTGCTGAACGTCATCGGTCGCAGCGCGCTGAGCGTGGCAAAAGGCGCTCTCGCGGTCGTACCCGCGCGAAAAGCGGTTTCGCCCGCCGCGTCAACGATGCACGTCGCACCGATCACGAAGATCGGGCCGGCTTCTGTTTCCACCGCGACGCCGGCGCCCGTTCGGTCACCGATCCCGCCCGAGTCTTCTCCCGAGGACGACGCGGCGCCGGAGACGAAGCCCGAAGACATTCCGATTCACGTTCACGCCGGGTCGAAGCTCGCGCCGCTCCTGCGCGCGGTTCCCCCGCTCGACGAACCGCTCTCGACCATCGAGTACGAACTACCGTCGCTCTCGCTGCTCAACGACCCGGAACCGTTCCCGGTCGAGGACCACGAGCAGAAACTGCGCGAGATGGCCGTCTTGTTGGAGAAGACGTTCCAGGACTTCGGCCTGAACGTGAAGGTGGTCGGCATCCACACGGGACCGGTCATCACGCAGTACGAAATTACGCTCGAAACCGGCATGCGGCTCAACAAGGTCACCACGCTGGCCGACGACCTCGCGCTCAACCTCCGGGTCGCGAGCGTGCGCGTCGTCGCCCCGCTGCCCGGTCGCAACACGGTCGGGATCGAGGTGCCGAACGAGATCCGCCAAACGGTTCAGCTCAAGGAACTCGTCGGGGCGCTCGCGCACACGCCGAAGGTGAGCAAGTTCAAACTGCCGCTCTTCGTCGGCAAGGACGTCGAGGGGCGCCCGCTCGCGTTCGACCTCGCCACGATGCCGCACCTGCTCATCGCGGGCAGCACCGGGACCGGTAAGTCGGTGTGTTTGAACACCATCATCGTCAGCTTGCTGCTCACGCGCCGGCCGGACGAGTGCCGGATGATCCTCATCGACCCCAAGAAGGTCGAGCTGAGCGACTACGCGCAGATCCCGCACCTGATGACGCCGGTGGTGAAAGAGGACAAGAAGGCCGACGCGATCCTCGCCTGGGCCGTGGACAAGATGGAAGAGCGCTACGAGTGGCTGCACCGCGCCCGCGTGCGGAACATCGCCTCGTACAACGAGCTGCCGTTCGAGGAGATCGCGCGGCGCGTCAACCCGGACAGCGAGGACGAACTGCGGGCGATCCCGCGCAAGATGCCGTACATCGTCATCGTCATCGACGAGGTCGGCGACCTGATGATGAAGATGAAGAAAGAGATCGAGGGGAACATCATTCTGCTCGCGCAAAAGTCGCGCGCGGCCGGGATTCACCTGATCCTCGCGACCCAGAAGCCGACCGTGGACGTGGTGACCGGGCTCATCAAGTCGAACATGCCGGCGCGCATCTGCTTCCGCGTCACGAACCGGTCCGACAGCGCCGTGGTGCTCGACGAGAAGGGCGGCGAGCGCCTGCTCGGGAAGGGCGACATGCTGTTCCTCCAAACCGGCGTGCTGACCCGCGCGCAGGGCGCGTTCGTCGAGGACCAGGAGATCGAGCGCGTGGTGGGCGCGATCGCCACCGACACCCCGTCCTACGACAACGAGCTGCTCAATCTGAAGACCCGCGAACAGGTGGAAGCCGCTAACAGTGGGGGCGAGGTGGGTGAAAAGCTCCGCGAGCGCGACCCGGTCTACGAGCAGGCGGTGGAGATCGTTATCCGCGAGCAGCGCGGCAGCACGTCGCTCCTGCAGCGCGCGCTGGGCATCGGGTACGGTAAGGCGTCGCGGCTGATCGACTACATGGCCGAGGACGGCATCGTCGGCGGGTTCAACGGCAGCAACGCGCGCCAGGTGCTCATTTTGCCCGACGAGTGGGAGGCGCGCAAGCGCGCGGTTCCAGCGGGGTGA